The following proteins are co-located in the Palaemon carinicauda isolate YSFRI2023 chromosome 3, ASM3689809v2, whole genome shotgun sequence genome:
- the LOC137638858 gene encoding uncharacterized protein codes for MDPSSSSNRQKTEHTPQQPDTVPPSIQIDEFDESFVRLRKMFREVIQPLYLKILGWIYRGWTVKKNFKDYLVSQGVNINEVKRNLVKDQREKFMNPSSHDTWDIPMIYVLLRFSRCLAGRNDEKWHKQNGSDPEMYLTILTNLWKETAHNLKIDRAKCSVIINRIYELTKKLQKGLKLVVLRDIVNTEDKEEIEREMDRVFDDTRQRIGEIGKGYLGTEVFDDYQSEIDLAKKMRLLEEEGFPCLKNHLEKLKSINPLNLITGTSSNPNIPVEKIYTEMKLEEESGPCSVPIEEILNHVPHDNPSQLLLIKGMAGMGKTTLLKMIISDWLSKKDDIEGLNDYDILLCVECRDSTESFKDLLVAYFGDVHQRFRDNEIIDVCLAYKCLLIIDGYDELNDKSSKLFQDVLTLKKSSNLSVIVTTRPEFEERFNNQVKSDYTTVSTISLEGIPKEKREEFVCKYYAVLGSANSPLQSLEELLQYLRKTKHTMHEVWGLPLNLAFVTVLWMIKPGIISNITTEAELYWQFYLLSLSKLMERLAKNLHTAHLPLSVLNDRVEQFIEKLCCESFKALQNDEINIPESTINNLSAFCHSLGMPAEELIGAFLKKVTTSQSSFHYSFPDKGMMEFMAALYFRMKVTNQCWDQSVDTATLTKIFESHHGGSLPKRFHKYQNMLIQMISLFHVGDGDEMKVSEDAKIEALELLVRSGVNNRLSVLIVLKNIKCDNFSSRWIAQRFKLFYSYTEIEDHTIDAYIALLRATDPPLPNRERINLIIYLYDAHRLVELQRQLCRHHINPSEIRLLKHFRGDSEPNVEERESIKNLLTNDCEDYQGIWDPTFHIPPNIKRLSMRTPKLNQLSFDAFCQSLEKTKEIEIGIIVIRFSVNDVSSVSRPIPFLKEDALVCVDVWDVKEEDTEKVGDILRTLQPRDARRSFMSIRFPLCSLGRTRSPEVIRKLLASLKGVRVRHRIVFPADEPPDDIVLRRQMDSKARESTGCKYGVHWPKSRVLMKKLRTICHNLRDYSQSGLGSQMDRFS; via the exons ATGGATCCCTCCTCCAGCAGTAACCGACAGAAGACCGAGCATACACCTCAACAACC agacaccgttcctccttcgatccaaatcgatgagtttgacgagtcaTTCGTAAGATTACGGAAGATGTTCAGGGAAGTCATTCAGCCTCTTTACTTAAAGATCCTTGGCTGGATATACAGGGGATGGACAGTTAAGAAGAACTTTAAAGACTACCTCGtaagccaaggggtcaacatcaATGAAGTCAAGAGGAATCTTGTAAAGGATCAACGGGAGAAGTTCATGAATCCTTCATCACACGACACATGGGACATACCTATGATTTATGTGCTTCTTCGGTTTTCTAGATGTTTAGCTGGAAGAAATGACGAAAAATGGCACAAACAAAATGGTTCCGACCCAGAAATGTATTTAACAATCTTAACGAATCTTTGGAAAGAGACAGCCCACAATCTGAAAATAGACAGAGCAAAATGTTCTGtcataataaatagaatatatgaacTTACAAAAAAACTTCAAAAGGGCTTAAAACTTGTCGTGCTCCGGGATATAGTAAACACTGAGGATAAAGAGGAAATcgaaagagaaatggacagagtttttgatgaTACCCGACAGAGGATTGGTGAGATAGGAAAAGGATATCTAGGAACCGAGGTCTTTGATGATTATCAAAGCGAAATTGACCTCGCAAAAAAGATGAGGTTATTGGAAGAggaaggcttcccttgtttgaagaaccatcttgaaaaattgaaaagcattaatcctctcaacctgataacaggaacctcttctaaccccaacataccagtagagaagatttacacagaaatgaagctagaagaggaaagtggcccctgtagtgttcctatagaggagatactgaatcacgtacctcatgACAATCCCAGTcaactcttactgatcaagggaatggcaggtatggggaaaaccacactGCTCAAGATGATcatttctgactggctcagtaagaaggaTGACATCGAAGGCCTTAATGACTATGACATACTTTTGTGtgtagaatgcagggattccaCTGAATCTTTCAAAGACTTGTTAGTGGCGTATTTTGGAGACGTTCACCAGAGATTCCgagataatgaaattattgatgtgtgtttggcttACAAATGTCTActcatcatagatgggtatgacgagttgaatgataaatcatcaaaattattccaagatgttttgacactgaagaaatccaGCAACcttagtgttattgtgacaaccagacctgaatttgaggagagattcaacaatcaagtgaaatctgattacacaactgtgtctacaattagtcttgagggaattccaaaggagaagagagaagagtttgtatgcaagtattatgcagtattggggtcagccaattctcctttgcaatcattagaggaattgttgcagtatctgaggaaaacaaagcacactatgcatgaggtgtggggactacccttaaatctcgcttTTGTAACAGTTCTGTGGATGATTAAACCAGGtattataagcaacatcaccactgaagctgagctctactggcaattttaccttttgtctctCTCAAAGTTAATGGAGCGTTTAGCAAAAAACCTGCACACAGCTCACTTACCACTGAGTGTCTTAAATGATAGAGTTGAgcagtttattgaaaaactatgttgtgaatcattcaaagcattacaaaatgatgaaatcaatattccagaatCCACCATCAATAATTTGTCTGCCTTTTGTCATAGTTTGGGAATGCCAGCCGAAGAGCTAAttggcgccttcctgaagaaagtgaccacttcccaaagctcctttcattacagtttcccggataaagggatgatggaattcatggcagctcttTATTTCCGTATGAAGGTGACAAATCAATGCTGGGACCAATCTGTAGACACGGCCACACTTACAAAGATCTTTGAAAGTCATCATGGAGGGAGTCTCCCCAAAAggtttcacaaatatcaaaatatgctgatacagatgatcagcctGTTCCATGTGGGTGACggggacgagatgaaggtgtcagaagatgccaagattgaggcactggaactcctagtaaggtcgggagtgaacaACAGACTCTCCGTGCTAatagtcttgaagaatatcaaatgtgataaTTTTTCTTcgagatggatagcacagaggttcaagtTGTTTTATAGTTACACCGAAATTgaagatcatacaattgatgcgtacattgcccttcttagagccacagatccccctctcccaaacagagagagaATTAATCTCATAATATACCTTTATGACGCTCATAGGTTAGTTGAACTGCAAAGGCAACTTTGCCGGCATCATATCAACCCATCAGAAATACGTCTATTGAAACATTTCCGAGGAGATTCAGAGCCgaatgtagaagagagagagtcaatcaagaatctactcacaaatga ttgtgaggATTACcaaggcatctgggacccaacgttccatATCCCTCCAAATATTAAACGACTCTCTATGAGGACGCCTAAGTTAAACCAACTTAGCTtcgacgccttctgtcaatctttggaaaagacaaaagagaTTGAAATTGGTATTATAG ttattcgcttcagtgtcaacgacgtcagcagcgtcagtcgccccatccctttcttgaaGGAGGATGCACTTGTCTGTGTCGATGTCtgggacgtcaaggaagaagacaccgagaaggttggggacatccttcggacattgcaaccacgggatgcaaggag atcgttcatGTCAATCcggtttcctctgtgttccctggggaggacaaggagccctgaggtcatccggAAACTCCTCGCCTCCTtaaagggagtcagggtgagacacAGAATCGTGTTCCCAGCAGATGAACCACCAGATGACATAGTCTTACGCAGACAGATGGATTCTAAGGCAAGGGAATCCACCGGATGTAAATATGGTGTTcattg gccGAAGAGTCGTGTACTTATGAAAAAACTTAGGACTATATGTCACAACTTGAGGGACTatagtcagtcaggtttgggaagccagatggacaggttctcgtga
- the LOC137631781 gene encoding unconventional myosin-Vb-like encodes MEAIGNAKATRNDNSSQDSENILSWTLLEIILLWAPTCELTFWKSQEWSSRPQMREIILYFTSCVLLLQRRNENTSDESDIDKGSSETDRSPSYMVFIGVLDIYRFETFEMNSFEQFCINYANEKLQQQFNQHVFKLEQEEYVKEQIEWEFINFYDNQPCIDLIESKLGRLVLLDESCLLLLTLFYVGYECAGFLEKNRDTVSEDCVNILKSSQYPLGRSLLTEKAKGAQTKVKVMPAGPAKSKDMKKSVGSQFPESLSLLTATLNSTTPHYVRCIKPNDDKMSFTFDPTRALQQLRACGVLETVRMSAAGYPSRMKINSSLDAPKSSSEQDRLPTWRNDELTDSGVMIQKNVRTFIHRKRYRTVRNAAMTIQRYTRGLMSRRRVHHMRQTAAAIKIQACMRGWLKKVRYQRFKYTIIRLQSCARGNWARQRFEHVPRVRAASILLDK; translated from the exons ATGGAG GCTATTGGCAATGCTAAAGCCACGAGAAATGACAACAGTTCGCAAGATTCGGAAAATATATTGAGCTGGACTTTACTCGAAATTATTCTATTATGGGCGCCAACATGCGAACTTACCTTTTGGAAAAGTCAAGAGTGGTCTTCCAG GCCCCAGATGAGAGAAATTATCCTATATTTTACCAGTTGTGTGCTGTTGCTTCAGAGGAGAAATGAAAACACCTCAGATGAG TCAGATATTGATAAAGGATCATCTGAAACTGATCGATCTCCCAGTTATATGGT ATTCATTGGTGTTCTTGACATCTATAGGTTTGAGACCTTTGAAATGAACAGTTTCGAGCAGTTTTGTATCAACTATGCTAATGAGAAGCTACAGCAACAGTtcaatcag CATGTGTTTAAACTGGAGCAGGAAGAATATGTGAAGGAGCAGATCGAGTGGGAATTCATTAACTTCTATGACAATCAACCTTGCATTGATCTCATCGAAAGCAAGCTGGGCAGACTCGTTCTTCTTGACGAGTCATGTTTGCTGTTATTAACTCTCTTTTATG TGGGCTATGAATGTGCTGGATTTTTAGAGAAAAATAGGGACACGGTCTCTGAGGATTGTGTAAATATACTTAAGTCTAGTCAG TATCCCTTAGGACGTTCCCTCTTGACTGAGAAAGCTAAAGGGGCTCAGACCAAAGTGAAAGTCATGCCAGCAGGTCCTGCCAAGTCGAAAGACATGAAGAAAAGT GTTGGTTCTCAATTCCCCGAATCTCTGAGCCTCCTGACGGCGACGCTGAATAGTACAACTCCTCACTATGTGAGGTGCATCAAGCCTAACGATGATAAGATGTCTTTTACCTTCGATCCAACGAGGGCCCTCCAACAGCTGAGAGCTTGTGGCGTCTTGGAAACTGTTAGAATGAGCGCTGCTGGATACCCATCAAG GATGAAGATCAATTCAAGTTTGGacgcaccaaaatcttcttcagagcaggacaggttgcctACATGGAGAAATGACGAGCTGACCGACTCTGGTGTCATGATTCAGAAGAATGTTCGTACGTTTATTCATCGCAAACGTTACAGAACTGTGCGAAATGCAGCCATGACTATTCAGAGATACACCAGAGGTCTGATGTCAAGAAG ACGTGTCCACCATATGCGTCAAACCGCAGCTGCCATCAAAATCCAAGCGTGTATGCGTGGATGGCTCAAGAAAGTTCGTTATCAACGTTTCAAATATACTATTATCAGGTTGCAGTCTTGTGCCCGTGGCAATTGGGCACGGCAACGCTTCGAGCACGTGCCACGTGTTAGAGCGGCAAGTATTTTATTGGATAAATGA